The following is a genomic window from Nitrosomonas communis.
GATATTAGAGGAGGAAAGGTCTCCCCCTCTAATATTCTATTAACTTTCTCCGGTAATGACGTTATTCCAAGTGGGCGGTTGACCTACCAACATAATTGACACATCGTTGCCAAAGTTAACGATGAAAGTATCAGCCTCAATTTTGATATTCGTAATATGACCGGCCAACTCTTCACGAGTTAAATCATACTCAGTGAAATCCAGCATATCCCCTTCCTGCCCATTATAGTTATTAATTGTCCAGCGCCCTATATCATGGAAAACAAAATTTTCTGCTCCCTTTTCACCATGGCAGGGTTCACCTGGACGTGCGTCGACATGCTTTTGTTTATCACCACCACGGTCTTTACCATCATGATCTTTGCTACCTTGGTCTTTACCGCTCTGGCCTGTACCACCAGAGCCGTCTGTTCTTGGAGCATCCGTAATTGGGGCACTCGTATCAGCACTTAGAGCATCAGTAATCGGGGCGCTAGTATCTGCACTTAGAGCATCAGTAATTGGGGCACTAGTATCTGCATTTGGAGCATCAGTAGTTGAGGCACTAGTATCAGTACTTGGAGTATCAGTAGTTGGGGCACTAGTATCAGTACTTAGGGTGCCAGTAGTGGGGACATCAGTGGGACTACGATAAAAATGTACGTTGTGTACAGTAGAGTAAGTATCTATCATTTTCAGCCAGTCTTGAAAATAACCATTGTAATAATGGTAGTAGTCATCTTTAGATACTTCTACACCACCATTGTAATAATGCCGGTCATCATCTTTAGATATTGCAGCTATATTATCGCCACTCGTGCCATTATCAGCGCTTGTACTCATCATATTCCCCTTATATGTTTGGAATCAATACTCGTTGAACAATCTTTCGGATCATGTTGGGAATTGCTATCTTCTGAGTCCATCTCGTGCCTGTTTTAATGAGCCTACAAGGGATTGCTACGATCAAAGGATTCATGAAGTAAAATCCCAACCCAGATTTACTGAGCTATTGTTTGGAAGAAACTACCTCATGGGTTAAGCTAAATTACCCTTAATAATGCAGAAGTAATTTGGTCACTTTGATTTTTAAATTTCAAAGAGCTCTCAAGATTGAATAATATTGATCTTGTTTATTTTTAGGGAATGTTGGTAGTTCTAGCCCTGTACTTTCAATCCTTCAAATTAATATCCGTCATTTCGCGCTACTCGGTTTCATCCATCCTATCCGCTGGTAAGCCAACTAGTACCGACAAACATTCTGCTCCTCTCGCATCTTCAAGCCCTTTAATCCTTGGGTTGCTCACAGAATGCTACCTATAACCTCTGTTGAGGCAAAAGGAAAGAGGAAACAGCAAGCAGACACTCGATCCTCTATGTGCTAGCCCTTACTGTACCGCCGGCATAAAACTGCTCTTTGGCAATAAGTTTGTTTTCGGTAGTTCTACAAGCGCGGGACTTCGCTTGGCAATAATATGAATGCGCTCCCCTTTGAATCGCACCAGAAGCAATTCGTCAACAAAATGCCTGGCAGCATTAATACCAAGAGCGAGAAAATGAATTCGTTACATTAAAATTTCCTAATTCTTGGGGTTACCACCTTAGCATGTAACGATGCTATAGAATAAAAAATAGACTGACAATAATACAAAAGCATACATTTTAGCTGTTTGTGCTAGGAATTTCTCCAAGAAATTTGAAGAAGAAAACCAGATGATCTGACTATCTCGTTTTTTTACATTTGCTGGCAAAGCTTATATCTGTGCTATTGCTGCCAATCTTCTGCCGTATCTGGGCAATACTGCTAGTACCTTGTATTTGTTTGGCGATCGCCAGCAGGCAAAATCGGATAGCTGCCAAATGAATGGATGTGATATAGGCGACGTAGTGGTTGCTTTGCTCTTTCAGCAATCCGAGCGAGAGGCTGCTTTGCTTCTTTGAAATAAACTTCAACTGCCCACTGCATGACATAGCGTTGTAAAATCTCTGTGGCGGATAAAGCGGTACCGGTACATAAAAAGACTACCCAGTCATGCTTGCCTGTTTGGGTTTTAGTTTGATCCATCGCACCACGGACAAATAACAATCGAATTTAACCCATTGTTCAGAGTCCTTAGGGCTTTCGGCCAGATTGAGTTCTGCATCTACCATTTTAGCCTGGTAGCCACAGCCGGCAATCATCTGACGTTTTTACCGACACTGTGCCGATAGAGTGCTCTAGCATCCGATTTCTGTCTCACATGCTACCTGCGGCATATTCACTTACGCGATATTTCATCCTGTTTTTCTTCATCCTGAGAATGGCAAGCAATGCGGTTTCCTGGCTCAGGCGTATCATTGCTTTGCTGTCGTACCATACATCGGCCAATAGATAACTTGCGTCAATCCCAGCCCGTACATTCCGGTGAATCATACTGGCAACCATCTCCGGCTTACTTTGGTTTTGAACAATACGATAACGCTTCGCCACTATACTGCGCCCATCCTGAAATGGCTGTTCCAGAGGCTGGGCTTTTACCTGGCTAATAAACAATTCACTATCCAGTAGCACCAGACCTTCTTCGCTTGCCAGACCCAGTGTCACTACTTGTTGTCCCATCACATGCCTTCCCAGGGTGTGATCAAAATGGCTCGAAATGCCAGGCATCTTGTAGCCAAACCGTCGCACCACCGTATCATCCACAACAAACCTACTATCCTTCGCCTGATAACTTGACAACGCCTTGCGCGCAACCTGCTTATGATGCTTGCGCCAGTTCAGATCCTGCCGGTTCAGCGTCTCATAAAGTACATCTTTACCCATCCCTTGCAACAGCCCTTCGCGCGTAAACATGCCAATAGATTCTTTCTTTAACCACAACCACAGCGATAGTATGTCAATCACTTCATTGATGGGCCTGCCCGAATGTTTGCTAAATCCACAACGGCTTAATAAGGTTCTTATCCCTAGCCGTTGCCAAAGCATAGCCAAAATATTATCAATTAAGAGCCCGCTTGCTTGCAAAAGATCGGACGTTAAAGCTGGTAAAGCTGTGATTTTTGTGACAGGATTCATAGGTGTTCTAACAGGAAGTCAATAATTACCTCGCAGTGCATTTCAAGCTGGACTATGTCAACGCGGCTGGTGATATTGTTAACTAACGTGAGTTCGACATAAGAATCATCAAATCACGACTGGAAGAGCTTGAGGGAGCCTGATATTAAGTGAGGGTTTCTTCTCGCGAAAGGTGTAAGCCACCAATCCGGCTATCAGATTAACAAAAAAGTTAACTGGGCTGCGATGGCGGGAGTGCTCGATTTGCGAGATATTCTTCAATGGGTCATTGACGCTCTCAATGATCGAACGTTTACGTAGCAGCAGCTTGTCAAACAACGGCAACAGCTTGTTTTTCATGTTCTTGCGTACTTTGGTGATGAGCTGCACGCCTTGCTCGCGGAGTTGCTCAAAGAGTGATTGCGAAATGTAGCCCCGGTCACCGAAGAGTTTGCCAAACAAGGAGCGCGTCACCTCTGGTACCGGGTCACGGTCATCCACATTGCCCGCCGTTATTTTTACCCCTGGCAATTCTCCCTGGTCATTAATGACCAGGTGCAGCTTGAATCCATAAAACCAACCCATGCTGGCCTTTCCCCGGGCAGCAAACCCTGCCATTACTTGATGAGACCCAATACGGCGATTATGGCACACACTAATCTTAGTCGAATCAATGAAACTGATCCCACTACATTGCCCAAAGCGACTGGTCAGAAAACAGCACAAAGGCACCAGGCTACCTTGCAACAGCTCCACAAAGCGGTGGTAACTCACCAACCCTGGAAAATAATCGCGCTGATACCTCAACACGTAATTCAGGTAATAGTGTTTAAACGTCCGGTACCCGGATAGATGAAACCCGACCATGATGGTCATGATTTCGCTTAGACACAGCGCTCCTTGCCGCCGACGCTGTTTCAGCGATGACTCTAATAAGTGCTGCTCCCATTGCGGCTCAAACTCTTTACAAAATTCGTCACTCTCACAAAAAATCGTTGTAGTATCCATGGAAATCTGACTCCTCTCATGATGAAATTCTTTTGCAAAACCATTTCATCATAAGGAATTCAGGTTTCTTTTACAGCTTTTCTTATGTCGAACTCACGTTAACTACTACCCTGATTTTTTGGTGAGATTGTCTTCTGACTACATTGTTGTGGTAGAAACCAAAGGACAGCAAGATTTGGACGTGCCTTTAAAATGCAGCGATTGCGTCAGTGGTGGGAGGATGCTAATGCGCTGCGAGTAGGTATGAATTATGATTTTGTCTATGTGAATGAAGCAGGCTATAAGCAATATGCCCCCAAGTCATTTGCAGATTTACTGGCCGGGTTTCGTGAGTACAAGAATGACTATCCAGCGATATTCCAATAAATGGGGAGGTGAGACCGTGAGGGAAGCAAAGCAGTTGGTTCAGTTGATTTTGCACGCTTGGCCGGATACCCCCAAGCGATTTACCTGTTTGGATCGTGGGTACGGAATATGAACGAGCTGAAAGTGATGTAGACATTGCCGTGCTGTTGCCGCCCACGCAAGCGAAAGAGGCGGGTTCGCTTTTATTCAGTGAGCTACATCAGGCGCTGCAAATAGCGGTGAATAAGGATGTAGACTTGATCAATTTGCGCCTGGCTCCGACAGTGTTGCAAAAGGAGATTATTATGAGTGGTGAGCGGCTTTTTCAGAGCACTGGAACGGCTGCCGATGAATTTGAAATGCTAGTGCTCTCGTTCTATCAAAAGCTCAATGAGGAACGTGCGGATATTTTAGCGGAAGGTTTACGCAGTGGAAAATTCTACGACCCATGAACGATATTATTCTTAGGAACGAGGATTCAATAACTCCAGAGCTTTGAGTTGTAAATTAAGTTGCCGCTGATAGAGTATTTCGGTTATGTTCTGACAATGAAGATAACCACCTATGCCCCGGAAGTCGAAGCGCAAATGCGCAATTTTTATCACAGCTTATCGGAAAAAGACCGCCGCCGCTATGCTGCCGTTGAGGCGGCAAAGCTGGGTCACGGAGGGATCACCTACCTTTGTCAGGTATTACACTGCGATGAAGGCACCGTTAGCCGTGGCCTGAAAGAGTTAAAGATGCCGTTGCTTGAAAAGGAGAAACGTATTCGGCAAGCAGGAGGTGGGCGAAAGTCAGTTGTGGAGACGATGGCAGGGCTGGATGAAGCTTTTTTAGAGATGTTAAAAAATCATACTGCCGGCTCACCAATAGATGAATCCGTAAAGTGGTCAAATTTGAGCCGCAGCGAAATGGCTGAGAAGCTAAAACAGTGCGGATTTAGCGTGAGTGTGACCGTTGTTGATCAATTGCTCGACAAACATCATTTTCGCCGCCGTCAAGCCTTCAAGGTTGAAGCCGGGAAAAAGAACCTGCCGCATCGGGACGAGCAGTTCAAAAATATCGAGCGCCTCAAAGAAGAGTACCGGGTCCAGGGTAATCCGGTGATGAGTATGGACGTTAAAAAAAAGAATTGATCGGTAATTTTTATCGCCCCGGAAAGCTCTATACCACTGAGGTCGTGCGGGTCAATGATCATGATTTTGCATCCTTGGCAGACAGTAAAATTGTGCCTCATGGGCTGTATGACATCCATCGCAAAAGCGGCTATATCGTATTAGGCACGAGCCATGATACCTCTGAATTCGCTTGCACCTGTATCCGGCATGGGTGGTTGAACTATGGTCAACTGGACTATCCAAAGGCGACGAGTATTTTATTGCTCTGCGACTGTGGAGGCAGCAATAATGCACGCCACGCTATCTTTAAAGAGGAGTTACAGAAATTGGCAGATGAATTGGCTATTGAGATTCGTATCGCTCACTATCCCCCGTACACGTCAAAATATAATCCCATAGAGCATCGATTATTTCCTCATATCACCAAAGCTTGTAGTGGAGTTATTTTTACCAGTGTCGAGCGGGTCAAAGCAGTCATGAGTAAAGCAAAAACTTCTCAGGGACTAAAGGTCTTTATCTCAATTATGGATAGGGTATTTGAAACTGGGCGCAAAGTGGCGGATGGCTTTAAAGAAAATATCACCATTGAGTTTGACCCGTTTTTACCGAAATGGAATTATGTTGCTATTCCATCTGCCAGCATAATTTCTGGGGTTATTAAATCCTGATTCCTTAGTAAGAAAATTAGTATTGAACGTTGCCTCAAGCAAATCGATCAATATTACCGCATGGAAACCAGTATGCCCTTTGTCAAGGATCAGCTTCGCCTGGATGCGGTGGCGATGAATTTGCAGCGCGCTGCAGAATTAACGATTGATATAGCCAATCATCTGGTGAAAATTCGTAAACTCGGCTTGCCACGCGATAGCCGCGAATCCTTTACTTTGCTAGCACAAGCCGGGATAATCGATGAGACAATGATGCGTAAACTGCAAGGTATGGTTGGATTCCGAAATATTCTGGTGCATGAATATCAGGAATTAAATATGCAAATCTTGGTTGATGTGATCGAGCATCGTACCCAGGATCTGCTTGAATTTGCTAACCAGGCGCTGCATTGGGCAGATTAAGTCTGATTCGCTTCGGATCGATAGTTTTTATTTTGCTTTAATGTTTCTTGTAATAATCAAATAAATATAAACGAATCGATTACTTTGATATCACTTCATAATCAGGAGAAGTTGCGTATGAATCAAGAAATGCCGCCTTTAGATCCCCATCCGTTAAACAAGTATGTTGCCTGGGTAGGCTCGCGCAACCGCGAACCCATTCTCGGTTTGCTAAAGGAGAAGTTGCCTAAAGATCCTGAACGCATCCTGGAGTTGGCTAGTGGCAGTGGCATGCACATCAATTATTTTGCACCCCATTTTGATCATTTGCATTTTCAGCCATTCGATAAGGATATCGAGGTGTTTGATAATATCAAAAAGCTGACCAGCGAACGCGGCAACAACGATATTGCTGATCCTGTTCATCTGGATTAAACCAAGCCGGAGACCTGGTTTAATCTGAGCCTGGAAAAATCATTTTCCGTAATTTTTTGTATCAATATTTTTCAGGTGGCACCTATTTCCATTGCGGATGGCATAATGAAATGTGCGCAACATTTGCTTAAAGATGATGGACTTTTGTTGATTTACGGTCTTTTCCGCGTGCATGGCTAATTTTCTACCGATTCAAATAGAGAATTTGATGCAACGCTTCGTTCGGCAGGTATTGAAGAATGGAGACTCAAGGATGTGGCTGATTTGAAAAAAGCTGCGGCAAAGTATAGGCTGGAGCTTAAAGAGCAGATTGAGATGCCGAGCAATAACTTTTCGTTGATCTGTGGCAGGATAGGGTGGTGAGTCAAGTAGGTGCAGCCATCGTCGCCGGTGTCGGACCAGTACGCGGGTTAGGCGCAGCACTTGCCATTTGCTTTGCTGAAAAAGGCTTGCATGTCTTTATTGCCGGCCGCAGTGGAGATAAACTCAAAGAAGTAGCGCAGCATATCGAACAAAGAGGAGGGTCAGTTACTCCTGTGGTGGCGGATATCACAGTGGATGAAGATATGAGGCGATTGTTTGAGGTCGTGCGATCACGCGGTGATCCCATCGATATCGCAGCTTATAATGTGGATAGCAACTTTCCCGCTCCCTTTCTGGAAACAGATACCAAGACATTTGCTGTCTTGTGGCGGCAGAATTGCCTGGGCGCTTTTTTGTTTGCCAAGCAAACAATTGGTATCATGCAAGCACAGCAACATGGTACTTTATTTTTTACTGGTGCAACCGCTTCCTTGAGAGCCAGACCTCCTTTTACGGCATTTGCGTCTGCGAAGGCTGCTTTAAGGGCTCTGGCACAAGGGTTGGCAAGAGAGTTTTCTCCTCAAGGCATTCATGTCGTTCATACTATTATTGATGGTGTCATCGATGGTGATCGGGCGCGTAGTCAGTTTCCGCAATATGTGAAAGCAAAGGGCGAGGCAGGCTTATTGCAGCCCGATGCGATTGCACAAACCTATTGGGCAATCCATCAACAGCCACCCAGCGCATGGACGCATGAATTGGATTTGCGGCCCTTTAAAGAACCTTTTTGAGATAACGACTAGAGTCTGTTGACGTTTTGAGGTAAATATCTCGTTTATAGGGCACCTCTAAAAATTCAAGCTATAAAATGAGGCGCGTTAGGAGAAAGTAGTATTTTCTTGATTTGTCCAGGATAACACGTTGTTTCAAATGTATAATAATGAGATTATGCTCCCCGATATGAGTCCTCACCATGCAACTCGGTTTTTTTGACCTTGACAATCGATATGCTCAGCTAAGTAAGTTAAATGATCCGCTTGAAGAGCTGAATCGCATAATCGATTGGAATCTATTCGCTGATCTTCTTGCAGAGACAACGACGAAGCCCCGGAAAAGTGAAGCAGGCCGCAAACCCTTTGATCGGGTGATGCTATTCAAAATGCTGGTATTACAAAGAATGAATAATCTGTCGGATGATCGGCTGGAGTATCAAGTCCGGGACCGGTTGAGTTTCATGCGGTTTTTGGGACTTGGTCTGGCAGGGGTAGTGCCTGACGCAAAGACCATGTGGTCGTTCCGGGAAGAGTTGAAAGAGAACCATCTGATGGATCGTCTGTTTGCAAGATTCGATGAATGTTTACGAGAGTTGGAGGTAGAACTGAAGTCAGGTCAGATCATTGATGCGACCTTTGTGAGTGTGCCTAAACAACGCAATACACGTGAAGAAAACAAGATGATTAAAGAAGATGCCGTTCCGATTGAATGGGGACAGAATCCCCACAAACTGGCGCAAAAAGACATTGATGCGCGTTGGACGAAGAAGAACAGCGAATCGTTTTATGGTTACAAAGATCACGTCAATATGGATCGCGATACCAAGCTGATAACCACATGGGAAGTTACTTCAGCGCAAATTCATGACAGTCAGGTTTTGGAAGAAGTGCTGCAATCCCCTGAAGTGGGAGGCGCAGATATTTATGCGGACTCAGCATACCGCAGCAATGCACAGGAAGAAAGTCTGGTCACCTCAAAATACACGAGTCAGATTCACGAAAAAGGCGCTCGCAATCATCCCCTCACGCAAGCACAAAAATCCAGTAACAAAGAGAAATCACGGGTACGTGCACGAGTCGAGCATGTGTTTGGTTCGATGACGAATGAACTGGGCGGAATCACGATTCGTACCATAGGTTATGGGAGAGCAAAAGTACACATAGGCTTACTCAACCTCGTCTATAACATCAAGCATGTAGCGACGCTGATTCGAAAAGGGTATTTCAGTTTCGATAGGGTTAGTGCGCCCGAAATGGCTTAAAGGGAGCAAAAACGAGAAGATAACAACCCGAATCACCTTGAATTTAGAAAAATTTAATTATTGGACAGAAAAACTTTGAGAATCAAGTGAAATTGCCCTCCTGGTTGAATTGATTTGCTTTTTTTAGGTATTTTTAGCGTAGTAATCCGCTAGAGGCGGCAAGGCGCGCAGAAGAAACAAGCGGCGTCAGAGCTTGAGGAATAAAGTTGGAATGTCGCGCTGGAGAAGACCGACACATCACTGGTGCTAATCCGCCCGTTTTTTAGCGTGGTCATGGGTCACGTCGGCGACATTGGTGAGTCCGTGGCAACGGACATCCCGTTTGAAAGAGTGAGTACAACGACGTACCTGAACCAGCGCGACATTCCAATAGAGATAATGGAGGATGTCATGGCAAAGTTCAAGCGAAGTAAATTGGAGTTAATCCATCCGAATGCAGCGGGGATTGATATTGGCTCTGCGAGCCATTTTGTGGCGGTACCGCCGGATCGAGATAACAAGCCGGTAAGGGAATTCAAGAGTTTCACCGCAGACCTGAATGGTTTAGCGGACTGGTTAGAGGCCTGTGAAATTGACACTGTGGCAATGGAATCGACGGGGGTATACTGGATTCCACTGTATGAACTTTTGGAGTCGCGCGGGCTGACTGTGTATCTAGTAAATGCGCGGCACGTTAGAAATGTTTCTGGCCGGAAGTCGGATGTACTGGACTGCCAATGGTTACAGCAACTGATGAGCTTTGGGTTGTTGTCTGGCGCATTCCGTCCGAAAGATGAGATATGTGCACTACGAGCCATATCTCGTCAACGCGATATGCTGATCCGTTATCAGGCGCGACATGTGCAACATATGCAAAAGGCTCTGGCGCAAATGAACATACAATTGGCGAACGTGATTTCGGATATTGTGGGCGAAACCGGTCAAAAGATCGTTCGTGCCATCATTACTGGTGAGAGAGATGGGCACATCCTGGCGAATCTCAAGAGCAATCGCATCCGGGCTGGCAAAGACGAGATTGAGAAATCGTTAGTCGGGAATTGGCGGGAAGAACACCTGTTTGCACTCAAGCAAGCGATGTCACTCTATGACGCCTACAGCGAACGACTCACCGAATGTGACCGGCAGCTTGAAACCATGCTGGCGGCACTTCAGGTGCACAAGGTAGAGATCTGCCAGAAGAAGCGCCGCTCCAATGTCAAGAACGCTCCCAAATTTGATTTGCGTGCCCATCTGATTGGCATGTGTGGGGTTGATTTGACGCGAATTGACGGCATCGAAGTGACGACTGCGATGAAAGTCCTGAGTGAAGTGGGCGCTGACATGAGCAGGTTCAAGAGTGCGAAGCAGTTTGCCTCGTGGCTTGGGTTGTGTCCTGGAACAAAGATATCGGGCGGAAAAGTGCTATCGGGGGCAAGCAAGCGCACAGCGAACCGTGCGGCTCAGGCACTGCGCATGGCGGCAGTTTCATTGAAATCCAGCCAGTCTGCACTGGGTGCCTATTACAGAAGATTATGTGGCAGACTCGACAAGGCAAAGGCAATCACAGCGACAGCACACAAACTGGCGCGCTTGATCTACACGATGCTAACGAAAGGAACCGAGTACGTCGATAAAGGGCAGGAGTACTATGAGGAGCGATATCGTCAACGCGTGTTGCATCATCTGACTGTTCGCGCTCGGAAGCTGGGGTTTAATCTTACCCCTGTTCCTGAGGCTACTTAATATTTGCTGTAAAACCATTGTGTTACATTTGTTTCTTGAAAGAGGTGCCCTTGAATTGATTCTCCGGCA
Proteins encoded in this region:
- a CDS encoding transposase — encoded protein: MLWQRLGIRTLLSRCGFSKHSGRPINEVIDILSLWLWLKKESIGMFTREGLLQGMGKDVLYETLNRQDLNWRKHHKQVARKALSSYQAKDSRFVVDDTVVRRFGYKMPGISSHFDHTLGRHVMGQQVVTLGLASEEGLVLLDSELFISQVKAQPLEQPFQDGRSIVAKRYRIVQNQSKPEMVASMIHRNVRAGIDASYLLADVWYDSKAMIRLSQETALLAILRMKKNRMKYRVSEYAAGSM
- a CDS encoding IS982 family transposase; this encodes MDTTTIFCESDEFCKEFEPQWEQHLLESSLKQRRRQGALCLSEIMTIMVGFHLSGYRTFKHYYLNYVLRYQRDYFPGLVSYHRFVELLQGSLVPLCCFLTSRFGQCSGISFIDSTKISVCHNRRIGSHQVMAGFAARGKASMGWFYGFKLHLVINDQGELPGVKITAGNVDDRDPVPEVTRSLFGKLFGDRGYISQSLFEQLREQGVQLITKVRKNMKNKLLPLFDKLLLRKRSIIESVNDPLKNISQIEHSRHRSPVNFFVNLIAGLVAYTFREKKPSLNIRLPQALPVVI
- the mntA gene encoding type VII toxin-antitoxin system MntA family adenylyltransferase antitoxin; the encoded protein is MGTEYERAESDVDIAVLLPPTQAKEAGSLLFSELHQALQIAVNKDVDLINLRLAPTVLQKEIIMSGERLFQSTGTAADEFEMLVLSFYQKLNEERADILAEGLRSGKFYDP
- the hepT gene encoding type VII toxin-antitoxin system HepT family RNase toxin — protein: MERCLKQIDQYYRMETSMPFVKDQLRLDAVAMNLQRAAELTIDIANHLVKIRKLGLPRDSRESFTLLAQAGIIDETMMRKLQGMVGFRNILVHEYQELNMQILVDVIEHRTQDLLEFANQALHWAD
- a CDS encoding SDR family NAD(P)-dependent oxidoreductase; protein product: MSQVGAAIVAGVGPVRGLGAALAICFAEKGLHVFIAGRSGDKLKEVAQHIEQRGGSVTPVVADITVDEDMRRLFEVVRSRGDPIDIAAYNVDSNFPAPFLETDTKTFAVLWRQNCLGAFLFAKQTIGIMQAQQHGTLFFTGATASLRARPPFTAFASAKAALRALAQGLAREFSPQGIHVVHTIIDGVIDGDRARSQFPQYVKAKGEAGLLQPDAIAQTYWAIHQQPPSAWTHELDLRPFKEPF
- a CDS encoding IS5 family transposase, producing the protein MQLGFFDLDNRYAQLSKLNDPLEELNRIIDWNLFADLLAETTTKPRKSEAGRKPFDRVMLFKMLVLQRMNNLSDDRLEYQVRDRLSFMRFLGLGLAGVVPDAKTMWSFREELKENHLMDRLFARFDECLRELEVELKSGQIIDATFVSVPKQRNTREENKMIKEDAVPIEWGQNPHKLAQKDIDARWTKKNSESFYGYKDHVNMDRDTKLITTWEVTSAQIHDSQVLEEVLQSPEVGGADIYADSAYRSNAQEESLVTSKYTSQIHEKGARNHPLTQAQKSSNKEKSRVRARVEHVFGSMTNELGGITIRTIGYGRAKVHIGLLNLVYNIKHVATLIRKGYFSFDRVSAPEMA
- a CDS encoding IS110 family RNA-guided transposase — encoded protein: MAKFKRSKLELIHPNAAGIDIGSASHFVAVPPDRDNKPVREFKSFTADLNGLADWLEACEIDTVAMESTGVYWIPLYELLESRGLTVYLVNARHVRNVSGRKSDVLDCQWLQQLMSFGLLSGAFRPKDEICALRAISRQRDMLIRYQARHVQHMQKALAQMNIQLANVISDIVGETGQKIVRAIITGERDGHILANLKSNRIRAGKDEIEKSLVGNWREEHLFALKQAMSLYDAYSERLTECDRQLETMLAALQVHKVEICQKKRRSNVKNAPKFDLRAHLIGMCGVDLTRIDGIEVTTAMKVLSEVGADMSRFKSAKQFASWLGLCPGTKISGGKVLSGASKRTANRAAQALRMAAVSLKSSQSALGAYYRRLCGRLDKAKAITATAHKLARLIYTMLTKGTEYVDKGQEYYEERYRQRVLHHLTVRARKLGFNLTPVPEAT